From a single Planctellipticum variicoloris genomic region:
- the ribA gene encoding GTP cyclohydrolase II: protein MPVPPEDFHTIDDAIEALRAGRMVIVVDAEERENEGDFLCAAESITPEMVNFMIRHGAGVLCTPMLQEQADRLGLTPIVDAQRNTAPNSTSFLTPVDHQTAGSGVSADNRARTIQALSDPQSRAEDFVRPGHIYPLLAKEGGVLRRAGHTEATVDLVRMAGMKPVGVLIEILSEHGNGMANLDELKELSTKYSLPLISIDQLIRYRRRREQLVQRAVEVEFETRQYGKFKVIAYDVSFEDQQPMAIVWGDLKSIPAPLVRVHSSCFTGDVLDSLRCDCGDQLHMAMQMIHQEGAGAVVYLPQEGRGIGLVAKLKAYTLQDQGLDTVEANHKLGFKADSRDYGIGLQILKDLGLSAVRLLTNNPQKVNAFPGFDLKLVGQVPIIAPHAHQREVYLATKRDKMGHILPAATAVQPEE from the coding sequence ATGCCCGTTCCTCCTGAAGATTTCCACACGATCGACGACGCCATCGAGGCCCTCCGCGCAGGACGCATGGTGATCGTCGTCGATGCCGAGGAGCGGGAAAACGAAGGGGACTTTCTCTGCGCGGCCGAGTCCATCACGCCCGAAATGGTGAACTTCATGATTCGCCACGGCGCGGGAGTGCTGTGCACCCCCATGCTGCAGGAGCAGGCGGACCGCCTGGGCCTGACCCCGATCGTCGACGCTCAGCGGAATACCGCCCCGAACAGTACGTCGTTTCTGACGCCAGTCGACCATCAGACCGCCGGCAGCGGCGTGAGTGCCGACAATCGGGCCAGAACGATTCAGGCGCTCAGCGATCCGCAAAGCCGGGCCGAAGATTTCGTCCGTCCCGGTCACATCTATCCGCTGCTCGCCAAAGAAGGGGGCGTCCTCCGCCGCGCCGGCCACACTGAGGCCACAGTCGATCTGGTCCGCATGGCGGGGATGAAGCCGGTCGGCGTGTTGATCGAGATCCTCAGCGAGCACGGTAACGGGATGGCGAATCTCGACGAGCTGAAGGAACTCTCGACGAAGTACAGTCTGCCGCTGATCTCGATCGATCAGCTCATCCGCTACCGCCGCCGCCGGGAACAGCTCGTCCAGCGTGCCGTCGAAGTGGAGTTCGAAACGCGGCAGTACGGCAAATTCAAAGTCATCGCGTACGACGTCTCCTTCGAAGATCAACAGCCCATGGCGATCGTCTGGGGCGATCTCAAATCGATCCCGGCGCCGCTGGTGCGGGTCCATTCGTCGTGTTTTACCGGTGACGTCCTCGACTCCCTGCGCTGCGACTGCGGAGATCAGCTCCACATGGCCATGCAGATGATCCACCAGGAAGGGGCCGGGGCGGTCGTCTACCTGCCGCAGGAAGGCCGGGGAATCGGCCTGGTCGCAAAACTCAAGGCCTACACGCTGCAGGACCAGGGCCTGGATACCGTCGAAGCCAATCACAAGCTCGGGTTCAAGGCCGATTCGCGGGATTACGGCATCGGCCTGCAGATCCTGAAGGATCTGGGCCTCTCCGCGGTCCGGCTGCTGACAAACAACCCGCAGAAGGTCAACGCGTTCCCGGGATTCGACCTCAAACTCGTCGGTCAAGTCCCGATCATTGCCCCGCACGCCCACCAGCGCGAAGTCTACCTGGCCACCAAACGCGACAAGATGGGCCACATTCTGCCCGCGGCGACCGCGGTTCAGCCGGAAGAATAG
- a CDS encoding carbon storage regulator has product MLVLTRKRAEMIKIGDDIVIKVIQTGRGSVKIGIEAPAHVRVLRAELAEYPGAGAELPAADVDADAATAEEQGVERFLAKFDSSGVLDSSSGFAGSLTNGPLRRLMTAVG; this is encoded by the coding sequence ATGCTCGTTCTGACCCGTAAACGTGCTGAGATGATCAAGATCGGCGATGACATTGTGATCAAGGTGATTCAGACCGGCCGCGGCTCGGTCAAGATCGGGATTGAAGCCCCGGCCCACGTCCGCGTCCTGCGGGCTGAGCTGGCCGAGTATCCTGGCGCCGGGGCCGAGTTGCCGGCTGCGGATGTTGACGCCGACGCCGCGACCGCCGAAGAGCAGGGGGTCGAACGATTTCTGGCGAAATTCGATTCGAGCGGCGTGCTCGACAGTTCCAGCGGCTTTGCGGGGTCGCTGACCAACGGCCCCCTCCGTCGGCTGATGACGGCAGTCGGCTAA
- a CDS encoding large ribosomal subunit protein bL28, which produces MGAHCYLCEKKPSFGNSKVERGKAKYLGGNGRKTTGITRRQFHPNLQAVCIQEGEIAHKVRVCVKCIRAGKIQKKVVRAPFTLPAADSLN; this is translated from the coding sequence ATGGGCGCCCATTGTTATCTGTGCGAGAAGAAGCCGTCGTTTGGCAACTCCAAGGTCGAGCGCGGCAAGGCCAAGTACCTGGGCGGTAACGGCCGCAAGACGACCGGCATTACCCGCCGCCAATTCCATCCGAATCTGCAGGCCGTCTGCATCCAGGAAGGCGAGATCGCCCACAAAGTTCGCGTCTGCGTGAAGTGCATCCGCGCCGGCAAGATCCAGAAGAAGGTCGTCCGCGCCCCCTTCACCCTCCCCGCCGCCGACTCCCTCAACTAG
- the gatC gene encoding Asp-tRNA(Asn)/Glu-tRNA(Gln) amidotransferase subunit GatC, with protein MGLSADQVRKVASLARLKLSEEELAALTGQMSQILDYVAMLDQVDTTGVEPMVHAIELRNVFRSDELAGSLPRTEALANAPRTDGKFFLVPQIIERE; from the coding sequence ATGGGCCTCTCCGCGGATCAAGTTCGCAAGGTGGCCTCTCTCGCCCGGCTGAAGCTGAGCGAAGAGGAGCTGGCCGCCCTGACCGGGCAGATGAGTCAGATTCTGGACTACGTCGCAATGCTCGACCAGGTCGACACCACCGGCGTCGAGCCGATGGTCCACGCCATCGAGCTGCGGAATGTCTTCCGGTCGGACGAACTGGCCGGCTCACTCCCCCGGACCGAAGCTCTGGCGAACGCCCCCCGCACCGACGGCAAGTTCTTCCTAGTGCCGCAGATCATCGAACGCGAGTAG
- the gatA gene encoding Asp-tRNA(Asn)/Glu-tRNA(Gln) amidotransferase subunit GatA, with translation MSSAGRTASQTIAAFRTGETNARDLAEQTLAAITARDGAIGAFLHVDREDASQQAERLDERRRSGQSLGLLAGLPVAIKDVLCTRGQPTTCGSRMLKDFKPPYDAHVIERLRAADALLIGRTNLDEFAMGSSSENSAFQQTKNPWDATRTPGGSSSGSAACVAARMTPVSLGSDTGGSIRQPAGLCGIMGLKPTYGRVSRYGLVAYASSLDQIGPFATDVAGAALLLEAISGHDPRDSTSVNRPVPAYSQSVDQPLAGLKIGVPREHFAEGLEPEVASVVRGALDVYKSLGAELRDVDLPHSKYSIAAYYLIAPSEASSNLSRYDGIHYGHRTEAFKSMAELYAGSRGEGFGPEVKRRIMLGTYALSAGYYDQYYVKALKVRRLIRQDFDNAFADVDIIAGPVTPTPAFKLGELVDDPLAMYLSDIYTISANLAGIPGASIPCGFSKTGLPIGLQLQAPPFEEERLLRAARMFERATDWHLQTPPLS, from the coding sequence ATGTCATCGGCGGGACGCACCGCGTCGCAGACCATCGCCGCCTTTCGCACCGGCGAAACGAACGCTCGCGACCTGGCCGAGCAGACCCTTGCCGCCATTACCGCACGCGACGGCGCCATCGGTGCGTTTCTGCACGTGGACCGCGAAGACGCTTCGCAGCAGGCGGAACGCCTCGACGAGAGACGCCGCAGCGGCCAGTCCCTCGGACTGCTGGCGGGACTCCCCGTCGCCATCAAAGACGTCCTCTGCACCCGCGGCCAGCCGACGACCTGCGGCAGCCGGATGCTCAAGGACTTCAAGCCTCCCTACGACGCCCACGTGATCGAACGACTTCGAGCCGCGGACGCCCTCCTGATTGGCCGGACGAATCTCGACGAGTTCGCGATGGGTTCGTCCAGCGAAAACTCCGCGTTCCAGCAGACGAAGAATCCGTGGGACGCCACTCGCACGCCCGGCGGTTCCAGCAGCGGCTCGGCCGCCTGCGTCGCCGCCCGGATGACTCCCGTTTCGCTCGGTAGCGACACCGGCGGCTCGATCCGCCAGCCGGCCGGGCTCTGCGGAATCATGGGGCTCAAGCCCACCTACGGCCGGGTCTCGCGCTACGGACTCGTCGCCTACGCCAGCTCGCTCGATCAGATCGGCCCGTTCGCCACCGATGTCGCCGGCGCGGCCCTGCTGCTCGAAGCGATCTCCGGCCACGATCCGCGAGACTCGACATCGGTGAACCGGCCGGTTCCCGCTTACAGCCAGTCGGTCGACCAGCCGCTGGCCGGCCTGAAAATCGGCGTGCCTCGCGAGCATTTCGCCGAGGGTCTCGAACCCGAAGTCGCATCGGTGGTCCGTGGCGCGCTCGACGTTTACAAGTCACTCGGCGCCGAGCTGCGGGACGTCGACCTGCCCCACTCGAAATACTCGATCGCCGCCTACTACCTCATCGCCCCCTCGGAAGCATCGAGCAACCTGTCCCGCTACGACGGCATCCATTACGGACATCGGACCGAGGCCTTTAAGAGCATGGCCGAACTGTATGCTGGCAGCCGGGGCGAAGGTTTCGGCCCCGAAGTCAAGCGCCGGATCATGCTCGGCACCTACGCCCTCTCCGCCGGCTACTACGACCAGTACTACGTCAAGGCCCTCAAGGTCCGCCGCTTGATTCGCCAGGACTTCGACAACGCTTTCGCCGACGTCGACATCATCGCCGGCCCCGTCACACCGACCCCGGCCTTCAAACTCGGCGAGTTGGTCGACGACCCGCTGGCGATGTATCTGTCCGACATCTACACCATCAGCGCGAACCTCGCCGGCATCCCGGGAGCTTCCATTCCCTGCGGCTTCAGCAAGACCGGCCTGCCGATCGGGCTGCAACTTCAGGCGCCTCCGTTCGAGGAAGAGCGGCTGCTGCGAGCGGCGCGGATGTTCGAACGGGCCACCGACTGGCATCTGCAGACGCCCCCGCTGAGCTGA
- the gatB gene encoding Asp-tRNA(Asn)/Glu-tRNA(Gln) amidotransferase subunit GatB, with amino-acid sequence MSYDVIIGLEVHVQLQTQTKIFCGCSTAFNPDQPNVQTCPVCLGLPGALPVLNGKAFWLAVKTALALNCEIAPFTKWDRKQYFYPDLPKGYQISQYDLPFSHDGHVDVVTESGGERHVRILRAHLEEDAGKNLHDESGRGRDSQVDLNRAGTPLVEIVTEPDMRTAEEARRFLEELRLLLTYLEVSDCNMQEGSLRCDANVNLHVHQPDGGKVATPIVEVKNLNSFRFTEQAILHEVERQWEEFQRTGKTIKDAPKSTRGFDPGRGVTYPMREKEEAADYRYFPDPDLVPVTVTPADVARVRAEMCETPISRRQRFQTDYQLSAYDAAVLVDQGREVAEYFETVARAAGDGKQAANWITQDVLRELNDRQLTIATFPIPAPVLADLLGRVHRKELTLKSAREVFAALLESGEPANIEQIGQVIAEKGLAIVQDAGAIDAAIAQVIAANPKPVADFKSGKAQAAGALIGQVMKLVKGADPQGVRERLLEQLKSLP; translated from the coding sequence ATGAGCTACGACGTCATCATCGGTCTGGAAGTCCACGTCCAGCTCCAGACGCAGACCAAGATCTTCTGCGGCTGCTCGACAGCCTTCAATCCGGACCAGCCGAACGTACAGACCTGCCCCGTCTGCCTCGGCCTCCCCGGTGCACTCCCCGTCCTCAACGGCAAAGCCTTCTGGCTCGCGGTCAAGACGGCCCTCGCGCTCAACTGCGAAATCGCCCCCTTCACAAAGTGGGACCGCAAACAATACTTCTACCCCGACCTCCCCAAGGGGTACCAGATCAGCCAGTACGACCTCCCCTTCAGCCACGACGGCCACGTCGACGTCGTCACCGAATCCGGCGGCGAACGCCACGTCCGCATCCTGCGGGCTCACCTGGAAGAAGACGCCGGCAAGAACCTGCACGACGAATCCGGTCGCGGCCGCGACAGCCAGGTCGACCTCAACCGGGCCGGCACGCCGCTGGTCGAGATCGTCACCGAACCCGACATGCGGACCGCCGAGGAGGCCCGCCGCTTTCTCGAAGAACTCCGGCTGCTGCTGACTTACCTGGAAGTCTCCGACTGCAACATGCAGGAGGGGAGCCTCCGCTGCGACGCCAACGTCAACTTGCACGTCCACCAGCCGGACGGCGGCAAAGTCGCCACTCCCATCGTCGAAGTGAAAAACCTCAACAGCTTCCGCTTCACCGAGCAGGCCATCCTGCACGAAGTCGAGCGGCAATGGGAGGAGTTCCAGCGAACCGGCAAGACGATCAAAGACGCCCCCAAGTCCACCCGCGGCTTCGATCCCGGCCGGGGCGTCACCTATCCCATGCGCGAAAAGGAAGAAGCCGCCGACTACCGCTACTTCCCCGACCCCGACCTGGTCCCCGTGACCGTGACGCCCGCAGACGTCGCCCGCGTGCGGGCCGAAATGTGCGAAACGCCCATCAGCCGGCGGCAGCGTTTCCAGACCGATTACCAGCTTTCCGCCTACGACGCCGCAGTCCTGGTCGACCAGGGCCGTGAAGTCGCGGAGTACTTTGAAACCGTCGCCCGGGCTGCGGGTGACGGGAAACAGGCGGCGAACTGGATCACCCAGGACGTGCTGCGGGAGCTCAACGACCGCCAGCTCACCATCGCGACGTTTCCAATTCCCGCGCCGGTGCTCGCCGATCTGCTGGGTCGGGTCCATCGCAAGGAACTGACGCTGAAGTCCGCTCGCGAGGTCTTCGCCGCGCTCCTCGAATCGGGCGAGCCCGCCAACATCGAGCAGATTGGCCAGGTCATCGCCGAAAAAGGCCTCGCCATCGTCCAGGACGCCGGGGCCATCGACGCCGCCATCGCCCAGGTCATCGCGGCCAATCCCAAACCGGTCGCGGATTTCAAATCCGGGAAAGCCCAGGCCGCCGGGGCGCTCATCGGCCAGGTGATGAAACTGGTCAAAGGAGCCGACCCGCAAGGAGTTCGCGAACGGCTGCTGGAGCAGCTCAAGTCGCTTCCTTGA
- a CDS encoding DUF971 domain-containing protein: MSADSPWPDKISATPAGLTLVWSDGLEASLAWGRLRDRCPCATCKVKREQPPAAASLFPVLTLEEAQPVKALRLVPVGNYAYGIHFNDGHATGIFSLKLLRELSEEVGVTGVKEAT; the protein is encoded by the coding sequence ATGTCTGCCGATTCTCCCTGGCCAGACAAGATTTCTGCAACGCCTGCGGGCCTGACGCTGGTCTGGAGCGACGGGCTGGAGGCGAGTCTTGCGTGGGGCCGGTTGCGCGACCGCTGTCCGTGCGCGACCTGTAAAGTGAAACGCGAGCAGCCTCCGGCCGCAGCGAGCCTCTTTCCCGTGCTCACGCTCGAAGAGGCGCAACCCGTTAAGGCGTTGAGGCTTGTGCCTGTGGGGAACTATGCCTACGGCATCCATTTCAACGACGGGCACGCGACCGGCATCTTTTCGCTCAAGCTCCTTCGCGAACTCAGCGAAGAAGTCGGCGTAACTGGCGTCAAGGAAGCGACTTGA
- a CDS encoding helix-turn-helix transcriptional regulator → MKTSIEPGDEQFLQQLHKLGTGSIQDLCQSLGVTATAIRQRLVRLEAQGFVEREVIRTGRGRPHHDYRVTALGLRELGDNYSELAILLWRELRSIPEVEVRQRVANRLKAALVQRYGGEIQGETLLARMQGLQAVLERRGFQMEVGSRDDLPILRENNCPYQELAGEDPGICELEKQVFEEVLGVELKLACCCRNGDNSCEFQPMESSVR, encoded by the coding sequence ATGAAGACGTCTATCGAACCGGGCGACGAGCAGTTCCTGCAGCAGTTGCACAAGCTCGGAACGGGGTCCATCCAGGATCTCTGCCAGTCACTCGGCGTGACTGCGACGGCGATCCGCCAAAGACTCGTCCGTCTGGAGGCGCAAGGGTTCGTCGAGCGCGAAGTCATTCGCACCGGCCGCGGTCGGCCGCATCACGATTACCGGGTGACCGCGCTGGGCCTCCGAGAACTGGGAGACAATTACTCCGAACTGGCGATTCTGCTGTGGCGCGAACTCCGTTCCATCCCGGAGGTCGAAGTTCGGCAGCGCGTTGCGAACCGCCTGAAGGCGGCGCTGGTCCAGCGATACGGTGGAGAGATTCAGGGCGAGACTTTGCTGGCGCGGATGCAGGGACTTCAGGCCGTGCTCGAACGTCGGGGATTTCAGATGGAAGTCGGATCGCGCGACGACCTGCCGATCCTGCGAGAGAACAACTGCCCCTACCAGGAACTGGCCGGCGAAGATCCGGGAATCTGCGAACTGGAGAAACAGGTCTTCGAAGAAGTCCTGGGAGTCGAATTGAAACTGGCCTGCTGTTGTCGCAACGGCGACAACAGTTGCGAGTTTCAACCCATGGAATCGTCGGTCAGATAA
- a CDS encoding NADH-quinone oxidoreductase subunit B, with product MAWIDGRFEETVLTTSMEGALNWANQSSVWPMTFGLACCAIEMMAVGASRFDLDRFGAGAFRASPRQADLMIVAGTVTFKMASRVRRLYEQMPDPKYVIAMGACTIGGGPYFKYGYHVVKGVDLVVPVDVYVPGCPPRPEALLEGIMRIQDKIRSRKLAKNGVEIPPVPHHSGRVALPPSLIKAC from the coding sequence ATGGCATGGATTGACGGGCGATTCGAGGAAACGGTCCTCACGACATCGATGGAAGGCGCGCTGAACTGGGCCAATCAGTCCAGCGTCTGGCCGATGACGTTCGGTCTCGCCTGCTGTGCCATTGAAATGATGGCCGTCGGCGCCAGCCGGTTCGATCTGGACCGCTTCGGAGCGGGAGCTTTTCGCGCCTCGCCCAGGCAGGCGGACCTGATGATCGTCGCCGGAACGGTCACCTTCAAAATGGCCAGTCGCGTCCGTCGCCTGTACGAGCAGATGCCCGATCCGAAGTATGTGATTGCAATGGGAGCCTGCACGATCGGCGGCGGCCCGTATTTCAAGTACGGTTACCATGTCGTGAAGGGGGTCGATCTGGTGGTGCCGGTCGACGTCTACGTCCCCGGCTGCCCGCCGCGCCCCGAAGCGCTGCTGGAAGGCATCATGCGGATTCAGGACAAGATCCGGTCGCGCAAGCTGGCGAAGAACGGGGTCGAAATTCCCCCGGTGCCGCATCACTCGGGCCGAGTGGCGCTGCCCCCAAGTTTGATCAAAGCCTGCTGA
- the sufC gene encoding Fe-S cluster assembly ATPase SufC, translated as MSSLLKISDLHVAVEGVPILRGVSLEIRQGEIHALMGPNGSGKSTLAYALVGHPKYEITSGTIEIDGRNINELDPCERARLGLFLAFQYPVTIPGVKVADFLRHAVTNVRTPDRKEGEGLIPMREFRKELKQRMEELGMDTEFARRYLNEGFSGGEKKRMEILQLAMLQPKFAILDETDSGLDSDAVRVVSEGLQKLAGPQMGVLIITHHERLLEYNVPQFTHVMLAGRIVETGDAALAHELHSNGYATVRERHPQEAAEEQERRDAAAAINDAVGVN; from the coding sequence ATGAGCAGTCTGCTGAAGATCTCTGACCTGCATGTCGCCGTGGAAGGCGTTCCCATCCTGCGGGGCGTCAGCCTGGAAATCCGCCAAGGCGAGATCCACGCCCTGATGGGGCCCAACGGCTCCGGCAAGAGCACGCTGGCCTACGCGCTGGTCGGACACCCCAAGTACGAGATCACCAGCGGCACGATCGAGATCGACGGCCGGAACATCAACGAACTAGACCCCTGCGAACGAGCCCGACTCGGGCTGTTCCTCGCGTTCCAGTACCCGGTGACGATTCCCGGCGTGAAGGTCGCCGACTTCCTGCGGCACGCCGTCACCAACGTCCGGACGCCCGACCGCAAGGAAGGCGAAGGACTTATCCCGATGCGCGAGTTCCGCAAGGAACTGAAGCAGCGGATGGAAGAGCTGGGGATGGACACCGAGTTTGCCCGGCGATACCTCAACGAAGGCTTCTCCGGCGGCGAAAAGAAGCGAATGGAGATTCTGCAGCTCGCCATGCTGCAGCCGAAATTCGCCATCCTGGATGAAACCGACAGCGGCCTCGACAGCGACGCCGTCCGAGTCGTCAGCGAAGGGCTGCAGAAGCTCGCCGGCCCGCAGATGGGCGTGCTGATCATCACCCACCACGAACGCCTGCTCGAATACAACGTCCCCCAGTTCACCCACGTGATGCTGGCCGGCCGGATCGTCGAAACCGGCGACGCCGCCCTGGCCCACGAACTGCACAGCAACGGCTACGCGACGGTTCGCGAGCGACACCCGCAGGAAGCCGCCGAAGAACAGGAACGCCGGGACGCCGCGGCCGCCATCAACGACGCCGTCGGCGTGAACTGA
- a CDS encoding Uma2 family endonuclease — protein sequence MLVAESEAEAIACRPRTVADLLKELGQIPAERIRLQPAPGTATELDLLQTRRCELIDGTLVECAMGFFESRLAVVLICVIEQYLKANPIGFTVGADAYMRLERVGIRIPDVSVYLWTQFPERKVPQVSVADTIPLLAVEVISSTNTRQEMVRKRREFLERGTELFWIVDPRKQTVEVASADGSEATLTIDETLSGEPVLPGFRLKIADWFGQAELAPRAQEDSSKTP from the coding sequence ATGCTGGTGGCGGAATCCGAAGCGGAAGCAATCGCATGTCGACCGCGTACGGTCGCCGATCTGCTGAAGGAACTGGGGCAGATCCCGGCCGAGCGGATCCGTCTGCAACCTGCGCCCGGCACGGCCACCGAATTGGACCTTCTTCAGACCCGACGCTGCGAGTTGATCGACGGCACATTGGTGGAGTGCGCCATGGGCTTTTTCGAGTCGCGCCTGGCCGTCGTACTGATTTGCGTGATCGAGCAGTATTTGAAAGCGAATCCGATTGGCTTCACTGTTGGCGCTGACGCCTATATGAGGCTGGAAAGGGTTGGAATCCGCATCCCGGACGTCTCGGTCTATCTCTGGACTCAGTTCCCGGAACGAAAGGTTCCCCAGGTTTCAGTCGCGGACACGATCCCCCTTCTGGCAGTCGAGGTCATCAGCTCCACCAACACACGCCAGGAGATGGTGAGGAAACGCCGCGAATTCCTCGAACGTGGAACCGAACTGTTCTGGATCGTTGACCCGCGAAAGCAGACTGTGGAAGTCGCCTCGGCCGACGGCAGTGAAGCGACTCTGACAATCGATGAGACCTTGTCGGGCGAACCCGTCCTGCCCGGTTTTCGCCTGAAGATTGCAGACTGGTTCGGCCAGGCCGAATTGGCGCCCCGTGCGCAGGAAGACTCCTCCAAGACCCCTTGA